CGCATGATTAGGGTAGAACGCGCCCAAGCGTTGTGGACGCATCCACCATGGTGAAAGTATTTGGCGAATGTGGTCTTTTGGCAATGGAAGCTGGAGGACGCGCCCGTCCtgcttaggacgcgtcctgtcaCTATGGCATACTGTGAGAAGCGGTCGTTGAGGAAACAATACAGGTTTTATGGAAGTTAAGGCGCGCCCAATGCTgaggacgcgtcctgtgtttgGTCTATACACTCTCAATGGTGACCTCAAGACAAAAGTATACATGGAAAGGAGGAATGGATGGTTATCtttactaacgtatttgttgcaggtactaTTTGAAGGATTCCCTCCTTGAaacggtcaaggagggggatttccgtgaaaagcttgaaggcctccaggggtatgcctgatgattgaaggcctcctcctgtattcaacgggtgtcctcgttgagGATGCGGGGTTAatattggtgtgtgctttgggaactctgttcttgtattcaaaggatgtcctcgttggagaactttggagtcatcctgcactttgcacccaagagcttgggatcacctgtccggttatctggtgggttatcctcaatcgggggacagggatgcgtccagtacttggggtgaaccgtgggtatacctgcgtccgtaaatcaagggaaatagctgtagcggagtgttatccttgcgcagggagatgcactatccgtgaagttctgcgattacggacgagtcttgggccttcgcggttgggcctcatagttggacattcctaaagctagcggaagatggattttggatgggcttctaccgggtctaggaataagaagtctaagcctactagatttcttgttccacaagaactacgtcaggcttgatccctatataaagggtacgtaggcacattgagagggtaagaagttgagagctaaTAAGAGAGCCACCAtttactctgatcaatctcagcctaaaacaaccacaaactACCACAAACCGCTTGATTTTCCGGCAAAaaaccaccgtcatagatcttaattctAGTGaaaaacctcaatctttgttgttatcagattcctccgtcaacagcTGCCGCTAATTCAAAGAGACGGGATGATTCCTACGAAGTTGATGACTTGGTGTACTTGAAATTGCAACCGTATCAGCAGAAATCTCTCGCGAGACGACCATTTGAGAAACTAGCAGCCATATTTTATGGTCCTTTTCACATTTCGCAGAAAATAGGAAAGGTTGACTATCGTTTAGAGTTGCCAAGTGATGTGAAAATACACCCGGTGTTTCATATTTCTCAGTTAAAGAGATCTGTTAGCACCATGCCATATTCAGGTCCGTTGCCACCTCAAATGATTGCTGATTTAGAATTGAGGGTGGAGCCTGAAGAATTACTGGAAGTGCGACAAGTCAAGGACGGGTCAGCAACCAAATTGGAAGTACTCATTAAGTGGAAGGTGTTCCCTTATTCGAAGCAACATGGGAGGATCCTACAATTATCAACAATCAATTTCCAGCATTCCACCTTGAGGACAAGGTGGTTTTTTGGGGAGGGAGTAACGTGATGCACAGGAGTACCAAACCTCTGTTGACATTCACGTAAACAATTTAAGGGCGAGTAAAAGCACAAGACAACTCAGGGGCAAAAGAGTAAAAACAGGGATAGAAAAGGAGAGAGAAGTCAAGGGTTAAGTCGAAGGGACGACAGCTCATATAGGCACAAGCAGACTGCTAGGGTTTTCTTATCATATATTTTTCTTAGTTGTGACTTCAGACTAGAGGTGGCCActtgtgcgggtttgaaccgcacATTCGGGACCGGCTCGTACGGAAATCCGATTTTATTCGGCCCGAAACGACCCGGCCCGAACCCGCACAGCTCGTTGAAACAGGAGTGCCGGTTACGAATCAGAAAGTTGATATTCGGACCCGGACCGGCCCGCACATGAACCGCACGACCAAGTGGAACTGCACGGACCGGCCCGCACAACCCGCCTGACTCGCGGGTTTCATATGAAATGATAGTTAGTTGTTTCATTTTATTTCTTCATACTGTTTACATATATTAATATGAACattgttattttatttttgaagttAACAAAACATCTACATGGGAGCATACACATACTTATATTATATTGTAATAATAAGATTAGAAATTAAGTAATTTAGTAAATAAAAAATGAAAGTTACTAagaattaaaaatttatttaaaataaaagtaatttggtaaaaatgaattaaacaaatatttgtaataaataattaaaattgtAGCCAAAAATCGAAAAACAATCAAGCAACTCGT
This genomic interval from Apium graveolens cultivar Ventura chromosome 8, ASM990537v1, whole genome shotgun sequence contains the following:
- the LOC141680442 gene encoding uncharacterized protein LOC141680442; this encodes MERRNGWLSLLTYLLQIPPSTAAANSKRRDDSYEVDDLVYLKLQPYQQKSLARRPFEKLAAIFYGPFHISQKIGKVDYRLELPSDVKIHPVFHISQLKRSVSTMPYSGPLPPQMIADLELRVEPEELLEVRQVKDGSATKLEVLIKWKVFPYSKQHGRILQLSTINFQHSTLRTRWFFGEGVT